TGATATCTCACTGTGGttataatttgcatttctttgatgattGTTAGTGCTGaacattttcatgtattttgcATATTTATGTATCTTCAAAtatctttatatgtatatactgtgagtgtgcacatgcatgtgtgcatgtgtcgctgtgtgtgtgtttatgtgtgcttgtgtgcacatgcCATGACGTGCATATAGAGAcctgaggacaacttgcaggacttGGCCACAAGTCACTAGGCTTGGAACTAAGTGATAGTActtactgagtgtgtgtgtgtgtgtgtgtgtgtgtgtgtgtgtgtgtgtgtgtgtgtgtgtaagtagtTTTAGAAAGTTCTATTATTAGAAAGTTCTATTCAGATATTGTCccagtttggtttttggttttttgggtttttttgtcaacatgacaccaactagagtcatctgagaagaatctcatttgaaaaaaaaaagtctccatcAGGTTGCCTGTAGGTAAGTTTCTAGTGTATTAATGATTGACATAGTAGGGTCCAGGCCATTGTGGGCAATGTCATGCTAGGCATGGAGACCTAATTCTTAtacgaaagcaggctgaggaatctatgcaaagcaagccagtaagtccCTCTATAGTGTCTACCTCAGCTATTGCTttgaagttcctgccttgactttctgcCCTCACTGCTCTTCATGGtagaatgtaaaataataaagtcttccttccttccttccttccttccttccttccttccttccttccttcctttgttccttccttcgttccttccttccttccttggctttggttatgatgtttttATTAGAGCAACAAAAGACAAACTAGGACATTTTGTccttttcaaattaaaataataataaaaggggttggttttttaaaatgtattttaaattttgcaaATACATCATTTAATACCTCACTGAACAGGCTGTGTCTTCGATTTTATGAGCCACACAGGCCAGGCTTTCATTTGATGTGCTAGTTTCTTGTTTTCACTTTAGCTGCCTTGGTTTCAGGCAGCACGCCCGCCCACATTCTCTCACCAGCACTCTGTAGTGTACTTTGAAATGAGGTACCTTCAGTTTTATTCTTTTGACTCAGATTGCTTCGGCTGCTCCTGATGGTTGCTAGCACCATATGAATTTAGAGATTGTATTTTCTATTTCTGCTGAACAATAGTCATTGACATGGCAGCTCTTCTTAGGTAGTACAAGCATTTTAACAAAATGAATTCTGTCAATCCATAAGGGTGGAATATCTTTCATTGATTTGTgttatctttgatttcttttaaaatgtcttataGCTTCACtatacagatcttttccttgttCAATTTATTGCAaagcttttcttttgttttcttttctttttatcttcttttaaattttacttttcttggatatttgacatatttacatttcaaatgttatccctttccccctctcccgtatcccctccccctgcttctatgggaaTGCTTCCACTCACACCCACCCATTCCCCATCAATGcgctggcattcccctacgctgggaaaacaagccttcacaagaccaagagcttttcttcctattgatgctggacaatgccatcctctgctacatatgtggttgaaGCCCcatatatgtactctttggttggtggtttagtccctgggagcaacaggggttctggttggttgatattgttgttcttcctatggggttgcaaaccacttcagcatcttcagtcttttctctaactcctccattgatgcctacttgttcagtccaatggttagcttcaaccatcctcatctgtatcagtagtgctctggcagagcctctcaggagacactcatatctggctcttgtcagcaagcatttcttggcattggcaatagtgactaggtttggtggctacatatgggatggatccccaggtgggacagtcccatataaccttttcttcagtccctgctacactctttgtccctgtatttcctcccatgagtattttgttctcccttctaagaacaAATGAAGCatcccacattttggtcttctttcttcttgagcttcatatggcctatgaattgtttcttgggtattccgagtttgggagctaatatccacttatcagtgagtgcataccatgtgtgttcttttgtggctgggttacctcactcagttccttccatttgactaagaatttcatgtagtcattgtttttgatagctaagtagtactccattgtgtaaatgtaccacattttcagtatccctcagttgagaattctttgtttagctctgtaccccattattaaTGGCACTATttattctctggtgtctaacttcttgagttctttgtatatatattagatagtagcattctatcagatgtaggattggtgaagatcttttcccaatctgttggttgccattttgtcctattgacagtgtcctttgccttacataataagcattgcaattttatgaggtcccatttgttgattgttgttcttaaagcataagccattgggatGTTTTTCAGTTATTGCAAATGGTAATTttttagttctctttcagataatttgtttttaaatatacagaaatgCCACTGGATTTTGTACATACATTTTGCATCTTGCAACTTTATGCATTTATCATCTCTGACAATTTTCTTCTGAATCCTCAGGATGCCATATCTAAGTTGCTGCATATGAAGAGAGACAACTtaacttttcctttccaatctggtTGCCTTCCATTGCTCCCTCTTGCCTAAAAGTTTTGTCTAGAAATTCTAGAGCAACAATGAACAGAATTAGCTGGAATCTGCGACTATCTCCATTACAGATCTTAGAACAGCTTTTACTCTTATGGGTATGATGTGTGCCATAAACAGTTGAATGGATTAAATCTTTCTCCTTTATAACAAATATATTGAGAGGTTTATCAAGAAAGGATGTTATATTTTATCCAATATAGTCTACTAAGGAGACCATATTTTTTCCTTCATTCTGTCAATGTGCTGCTATAGTTTTATGTATGCTAAGTCATCCTTCAATCCCTAGGGTAAATTCCACCTGATTGCAGCACATGATCCTTTCAATGTGCTGTTGAATTCAGCTTGCGGGTATATTGTTGAGGACTCTCACACACATGTTTATTAAGGAGATTGGTCTgtaatttattttcttgaaatgtCTTTCTCTGACTTTACTATTAGAGAAATTATGTCCTCCCGAAATAAGTTCAAAAATATATCCATATCTTCTTCTTTAGTATTTGGAAGGCTTTGAGAGTTGGTATTAGTTCTTGAAATGCTTGCTAAAATTCAGGAGTTGAGACCACTGGATGCTAGAATTTTCTTCAACGGGAAATTTTTTGTTATAGATTCAATCTTCTTACTCATAATATATCTGTTCAGATTTCAATTTCTTCATAATTCAGTTCCTGCAAGTTATATATGTCTGGGAATTTATTCATGTCCTCTAGGTTATCCAATTTGTTTGCATGTTATTCTCATAGTAATCTCTTATAATCCTTTGTGGTTTTTTGGTACCAACTACAGTGTTTCTTCTCTCGTTTCAGCTTTTATTGATCTGACTCTTTGCTCTTCTGTCTTTATTTAGCTACAGGTTTGTCAAATCACACCCTCTAACATAAAAAGCAAGTCTTGactcttttgttcttttctactgTTACTATAGTTTCAATGCCATTCCTGAGTTCATTATTCCTTCTTTCTGTTCCATTGAGACTTACTTTGTCAACCTCTACACACCAGCTTTTCTGGGAAAGGACAGACCGGTTTGACACCAGACAGCTGGAAGACACACATGGAAATGCACATGACAGCACATGTGTTCAACCTGGAACAAGTGGATAGGCCTGGAACTTGGATTTTTGTGGTTTACCTAATGCGGGGACAAGCCTGGGGCTTATTTGCTGAAACAGTTCTAAATCCTAGGTCCATGGGAACAGGTCCCGAATTTGTGTCTTTTGGGACTATTTGTGTGGCATTTTTTCTCTCAATTGCAACATTCCCTCTTGCCAAACTGAAATTATTGCTctaggaagggtgtgtgtgtgtgtgtgtgtgtgtgtgtgtgtgtgtgtgtgtgtgtgtgtatgtgtgtgtgtgtatttgtgtgtgtgtgtgttgagtagtTGGGGTATTATAAGCTTCAGGAGGTAAACAAATGTTAACTGTTGGAAAGAATAGAAAGTTGAAGGTTCCTGAGGTCCTCTATCCCACAGTATAAAAAGAAACATAACAGTTGCTGTTGTGGAATGCTgatcatcaaaatgtgaaggGACATTTGTATAGTCCAGTTGCCTGCAAGCTTTAGAGAGCCCCAGGTTGCAGGTCTTCAGAAGTTGGTTGGGGTAGGTTTTCTGGTGATACAGCTGCTTTGGAGTCATCCCTGCTCCTTGTAAGTAAATTCCTCACCCATTCCCATTAGTAACCTTGGTAAAAATCTTATTGGTTCACCACATTGCCCAGCCATGAAGTCCTTGTGTTGGTCTGTTTGGGCTACCTTTCTGGAatgaataggtgtgtgtgtgtgtgtgtgtgtgtgtgtgtgtgtgtgtgtgtgtgtgtgtgtgtgtttggtgtgtgtgctATCTCTCTCCAGGAAAAGTCTATATCACACAACAGAGACCTATGTATATCCTGAGTCCATGGGATCAAGGCAGCAGCCAGTCTCTCCGAGGGTAATTCTGTCTGTGTCATTGATCAATGGGTCCTACTTGGGAGTCTGTATGAGCTGATGTATGTGTGGAGACCTGTGTGCAGGTTCTAGGTTAAAGGCTATATTCACAATGGTTGGCCTGGTTATAGGAACATTAGACCCCTCTAAAACATGAATACCAAAAGACAGCCTAGACCTGGAACAAGGATCAGACCATCCTCAGGAATCTACTAGAATAGAACTAAATTCTGGGTTTATTGGTATGTGGGGCTTTAGGAATCAACTTGGTGTTAAATAAATCAACACCTTTTGTAGATGTAGACCCAGTACTAGAGACCAAGGGTTCTGTGTTAGTGTGAGAAGTAACCCTAATGGCAGGGCCTTCAAGAGACAACACAGTGACATCCATGGCTAAGAAATTGAGGTGACAGTGAACGAACACAGACACAAGTACAGAAAAGTTGTGCTCATTCTTTATAGTATAAGCAAAGAGGTTAGCTAATCTGGATAGGAGGTATGTGTAGCAGTTACCATGGCAAATATCCAAGAGGAGGAAGCTTCACTTGATACTTTCTGCACACCCTGGTTTCAGCTGAAGATCAACCACTGATCAACACCTACACCTAAGAAAGGCTCTGCATTTCCTTTGAGCCTGACTACAGGAAAGTTTTGTTATTTCCATGGATCTGAAGCTTGGGGATCCTTAACAGTGGTGGTACCCATGTCAACAATGCACATTAATGCAGGACTTCAGGTCCCTCTGAAAGACCCTGGTGGTAGGTGGACATGCAGCATATAtctaaagttatatatatatatatatatatatatatatatatatatatatatatatatatatgcctgatACTAGGGTTATAGGAGATAGCGTAGTATTGAGGAGAGACCAGAATATAAAGGCTGATAGAGTCAATCTTGTACCAAGGGAAACCTGAAGCCTTGGATATTGATGTAAATCTAGAAATTAAATATTAGGTCTAGAGCTAATGGCTTGGGATCTAACCTGGAGTAGGGCAGCCTAGAACCTGTGTCTATAGGTACCAGCATGAAGTGTGGGGCTATGAGGGTCTTGCTGATGATAGTCAGTAGTGAAGACTAGTTGAAAAGTCCAAGGCAAAGTCAATACTCACTTCTCTCTCCTTGTCCAAAGCTGTTTATATCTGGAGATGTGCTGCATGGGCTAGAAAAGATGTTACAAGGGCAGTGCTACATTGCCCttccatatttctttatttcaatgcTACATCAAATAATGTAACTTCTCAGTTCCTTTACCTAGCCCTTATGAAGATAGTTTCACTTATAGATAGCTCTTTGCATTGACATTTCTGTGAAGGGACAAGTACTGTCTAGTTCTATTCTGCCGTCATAACTCCCCTCACCATCAAAGCTCCTATTCAATTGCTGGGTTTTCATTTTTGTGTCTATGAatagcattttattttctcattgttATAACTAACATTGCACATTGAACTGCCCTACATAAAAGTCTCTGCTCCCATCTACGGTTTGTtttgtagcaaaaaaaaaaaagtaattcatGTTCAACATAAAAGccttgaaaagaacagaaaacccTATTGAAATAAAGGCTTCAAAGGTCAGTTGTAAATCCATCTTCTAAAGATAATTGCATAATGAGGTTTTGTTCCGTGTCTTTTTAGTATTCGATTCTTTCTcttgtacatgcatgcatagttataaaaacagaatcaaactGCACACACGTTTTTGCTTGTGTTGTGTCAcatcaacttgactggatttacaACTCCCTTGGAGATGGTTGCAGCAAACCTCTGAGTTTGCCTGTGAGGGTGATCCCAGAAAAGATCCACTGGGAAGGGAAGACTCTCCCCAAATGTGGGTACCATCTCATGGGCTGGGGTCAATAAAAAGCGAAAACATGGAATGTTAACATTCCCTTTTCTGTACTCCTGACTCACTGACATGTGAAGGACACTGTGATGTACTAAACTTCGGGAATTGTAATTCAAATTAAATGTCGTCATCCTTTGGTCATTTTCCGTCCAGTATTCTGTCTCAACAAtacaaaagtaattaataaaaaccTCTGTCTCACCATCATTCCTGAACACGTCAATGATAGTTCCTTCTTAATTTTGTTTCTACATCTGTTTCAGTGGACATGTATTTAAGTACTGTTAGTTCCCATGTCTCCAGATAAATTTCCCAGTTACCTGTATTAGTAAGTAAATACATGCTAAGTTGCCAGCCACCAAGCCTATACAGCTCTGGATATTACACAGTGCATTGGCTTCCATTGCCCTTAGAACAGTCAGGAATACAATGGGGAAGTGTGTGGGATTAACTCTCCCCAATAGTAAAATAGTTGTCCTATTCTGACCAGGAGAGTGGATAGTGGAGAGGTTGGGGCTTAGAGATCAATTCTTTCTCAAGTATTTCCTCAGATGCTATGTTCCAAGTCACAGCCTTTCTGGTACAAGGAGcctgaagggaaacaggagaTAAGGCAGCAACATCAACATTGCTGCGTTTTCTTATCCCCCTCctttgtcttgtttctcttttgtcttaCAGCGGCTACCCTGGAAATGTGCCCTGCAAAGAGGATTAGCACTGAAACATTTTCTCCCTGTATCTTCTTCCTGTGAGCTCCAGCTTACACACCTGTGTGGTACAATATCACCAAAATATTGAGGCTAAGCAATAAATCACCCATTGATAAGCAAGTGGCGTTTTTAGATATTCCTTATTATAAATTCCTCTAGTATAATAATTCTTACTGAAAGATATTTACACTCACCCCTGATAATTTTCTTAGGATAAATTTATAGGCATAGAATTTTTAAGTAATACAAACAGCTTTAAGAGGAACGGGAACAAACACGCAGAAGTTCCCTAATTAAGTACTATACGAGTCAGCAAAGAAATTAGTGGTGGCTTACTGAATGTACCTTTGATGGGAATGCTTTGTAGTTTAAGATAGTAaacttttataaatttttcaggAAATCTAGCCAGATCCCTAGATCCTGGCTAAGCAACATAAATAAATTGAAACGTATGCAAAATATCTTCAAGATGTTCAGTGAGTTTTCTCTGTTTTACAGAGAGCCCATAttctatttgtaaaaaaaaataatttcttttcccctgagtggttttgttgttggtttaaGTATGTTTGTGCCTTTGTATTCATTTCATTTCTACCTCTACACCCTCCTCGAAtgctctcataaaactgcaacatAAAAGGAAGATTTACTTCTCAATGCTCAGCAAAATCTTACCTAAACCATGATCTAGCAACTGGAACCCTCTGTGACATTTCAGTTCCTGTATAAGCCACAAGTTCTTTCTGCGAGGACACATGTTTATTACTGAAATTTAATAATTTACCTTTGCTCCAAAACTGTCCATAATAAAGTCAATAAGTAACATATATGTACTATTATTAGGTTCTATTCCATTATGTATTCTTTCAGATAAGACTTACAAAATATATGTCTGTGACAAGAGAGTATATGAAGTTGGGATGTTTATGTGAGCTTTGCattcttgaaaataaaagaaactactCCAATTTTATCCCTGTGTGCTACCTTCTTACAATCCAAATCCTGCCTGTGGCCTGCTACCTATGTGTTGTAACAATTGTGAAGACAATTTTTAAGTAATTGGTCAggctattttatttcttctttagttCAAAACGGAAAAGATGCCTTCCTCCACAACTAAGCTAGTGCATATCTATTTCTATATTATAATCCTTATATCTTATATCCAAAAGtaatttaatgtatataaaattGCAGCAAAACCTTTCTCTGAGTAGATTAATTTAGGAGCAGGGAGGCAAATGCTGCAAATCCTCCACAATGTGTAGATTCTAGTTTTGAGCTTCTGACTCTATATTCAACTTGAAgtacctacagaagccagagaacTAAGAAGAGACCATCACAGGAGGGGCACTTTCAGAAAGTGGAGCTAGTAAAGTGTAGGTATTAAGAAAATCAATTGGGGGGTGGTAAATACTATGAATTTACTGGCTTTAACAGCATGGGCAATAGCAGAGTGTAGAATGTTTGTGGACCAGCATAGGGGGATGATTAAGGCACAGAGTCACAGAAAGCTACCACTGTGTAAACCACATGACATATACCTCATTAAGAATTGTTCAGTAACCCCCCTTAGACCTCCAAAACAATATAGACTCTTTCTATTCTTCTCAGTTGACTATAAGAATTAACTGATAAGACCCTGTTGATGAAACACTACATACTTTTGTATAAGTTGTAGAGAATTCAAGCTGGAACTGAGCTAGAAGCTGTCTTCTGACTAGTTTGCTTTTGTGATACCAGAAAGTGCTATATGCTATGTACATTGCATATGCTATATGGTATATGCTGGTATGAGAGAAAAATAGTCACTGATCTTACACTTATCTGAATCCTATAAACTATAATATCAACTTTCCAGGCAATATGTAACTACAGTCACAGGGGTGGCACGACTCTTATGGTAGTGACCATTACTCTCTTCTTGGATTTACAGAAGGCAATTTACATTTAGTACCATAAAACTCCATGGCTGAGGGAGTATTGGACTATAGGGAGTAATTTACTGTTGTTGTCTAGCTAAGTTTACATTgcatcaaatgtgtgtgtgtgtgtgtgtgtgtgtgtgtgtgtgtgtgtgtgtgtgtttctacccAGACAAATGCTACTGTCAGCCTTAATTAGAGAAATTTTTCTTTGCAATAAATGGGAATGAAAGCAAAAAATTCATGGCTGGTCAGCCTCCCGAGAATACATGCAAGCTGAATGCTCACccttaaataaaacatttataccTCCCCTTCCAAGTCTTGGGGATCATTGAAGAAGACAGAAGGGAAAGATTTTAATAGCCCACAAATAGGAAGAAGGGCAAAATACTATCTTTGGGACAAAGCACAATGTTTACAATCATGATCTCACAGCATCTATATGTGTATGCTCTCAGCCAGTACAAGACTGAGATTGTCAATAGTCAATCTTTATTGAGGATGGCCTTGCTCTCCCTGTTGTGCTGTTGGCTACTAATGGATTATCGAAATGAGAATAAACCATCATTGTTTTTTGGTTACATAACCACTGATGAGCCCACCCAGTAGCTCTAAATTCTTAGTCACACAGGCAACCTTGATTAAGCTTAGTGGGATATGAATGAGGAACGAGGATATGTAGGGAAGAGAGAATGATATGAGAGGTAGGAGAGAAATAAAGCAGAAAATAGACTTATCTAGCATCAATGAAaagagaggtccttggtcttgtgaaggctcaatgactTTGCAAGGATGgtgaggtgagagtggggtgttttgGAGTAAGcgccatcatagaagcaggaggagggggtttgtggagggaaaaccaggaaaggggataatatttgaaatataaataaataaaatatccaataaaaattaaaagaatattgTAGGAAGCTTAACAAGGAGGAAGACCCAAGTGTGGATACCtgaaacccacttagaagggaaacaaaatagtcaggGGAGGCAGAGCAAGGGAAGAAACTGGGTGTGagtgtggagggaggaggacaaAACAAGGGGAAAGATCAGGTACAGGGCAGGACAGGAGGGATGCCcaaagggccaggagaatgaaaatgaagaatgtATAAGGTAAGAGTGATCAGAATGCACTGTAGGTAtgcatgaaattatcaaagaataaagtTAATAAAAGTTATTAAATGGATATATATGCCATTCCATAAACAGAGGTGCAATTATCTTGAAACTATATTGgtcaaattaataaataaataacttctcACCAAGAAAAGTGATGATATTTAATGAGTAAACTTAGGATCTAAAGTCAAAACCACTTTATTTAAGTCTTTGCGTTACTACTCTGTGCTTTGACAAActtcaaagtttagaacagttcTTGGCACATGCTAAGCatatagtaaaatttaaaatatactaacatgaaaataattttaatcagTCCACATATTTTTATGTACTCAATGTTACATTGACCACTTGACAACATCTTACAGGATTTGACTTTGTATTTCCACTTTAAttgattagttaattaatttaattatttatttatgtgtgtggtgtatgtgtgcacctgcatgtcTATGCAtacatgcagaagccagaggtagGTGTTGCATATACTGAATATATAGTTCTGCCCCTTACTTATCAGAGCTCAATGATTTGGTTGGGCTGGCTAGCCAGAAAACTTTAGgaatctgcctttctctctctccagttaCAAGATTAAAGGAACACATCACCATACCCAGGATTTTATGTATGGATCTAtattcaggtccccatgcttacaTGATAAGCACGATGTCTAGtaaagccatctctctagctatgGTTTTGTACTTCTTTCCAGATTTCAAATGATTTCCAGGTTGATAAAAGACAGTTAAAAGGAATTAGCACTAATTCAGTACCTAATGTGTTCCAAAACCCTCCTATTATGCAGACTCTTCTTCCTAAGTGTATTAATTTTGGAAGCTCCCCATGATATCATAATTATCAAAATGTAGCCACATTCCACATTCTATAATTTTGGCATTTAAAAAGATTGAAATGACTTTTATAATTATAGTCTTAAAATTACTCTCAATTTCaatattccattttttttcaatatagaacGTGAAGAGAAAAAATTATCTTATGCCTCTAGCATCTGAAAGGGCCTTTGAAAATCTTACACACTATAGACATCCCACATTTAATGAATAATGCTTTCCCTCCTCAGGTCATGCCTTATAATAATgaaatttctcttctgttaattggaaactgaggcacagataATTTAGGACATTTTGCCATGGTCATATGATACGAGGATCAAATGCAGTCCTGGACAAATTCAGAAAAGTCTTTGTATACTTCATCCCCCATCTCAGAGTGGGACAGTGGACTGTGGCTGGCCTCTTGAAGCACACACATGGACAACTGTGTTCTTCCTCCCAACACTGCAGTGCCGAATCAGAAGTCTGCAGTCTTAAATCCCTTTTGGCAGAGAGCCCAGATTTCTGGGACTTCATTTACTCTCTTGTCAGACTGCCCATCAAGAACTAAAGCCCTATGCCTTCATGCGGCTGGAGCCCAGAACTCTTAacatttcattttatctttagTTTAAAcacctttttgtttctgttcttatcAGCTCGATGTGTGTTTTATGTTCTGCCCTTTAAGTTTTAAGTCTCTTTGCCTTTTTGGTGTCTTTTCCAGTTACTGGTCAGTCTGACTGTGAGAAATAGCTACTTCTTCTGACCTGTCTGAAACAAATTCTAAAAGGAATCCATTGCCTGGAAATTGAAAAGATAAAAGCTATCTATTATCAGAAGCATGTGCTATTTAAACTTCATGtgaatttttaaagtcttttgttttattaataattttacatATGAATCAAAACATCTACACTTCATGAGCTCTTTAATGTGAAAGGAATGTTTACCTTCTAT
This Rattus norvegicus strain BN/NHsdMcwi chromosome 3, GRCr8, whole genome shotgun sequence DNA region includes the following protein-coding sequences:
- the LOC134486296 gene encoding uncharacterized protein LOC134486296, whose product is MALLFSDLEKAADFSIRTEDYKLKTEAEGHDKTDVFHSDSLVQRFSRSSCPEITTRVGKVWFSKDVTLNKMFDEARDQLRCCSSGSVHSVILRQYLSLAWSTSNELAGMSSRDLAVSVSSALAPCTRKAVTWNIASEEILEKELISKPQPLHYPLSCCLVSNRSVLSQKSWCVEVDKPPNLVTIANAKKCLLTRARYECLLRGSARALLIQMRMVEANHWTEQVGINGGVREKTEDAEVVCNPIGRTTISTNQNPCCSQGLNHQPKSTYMGLQPHM